The following proteins are co-located in the Imtechella halotolerans genome:
- a CDS encoding protein-disulfide reductase DsbD family protein, whose product MRKFLIAFAALVSFLGAFAQGDSPIQWTTSVEKVSDTQYLLVSKATLKKGWHLYSQTVPENGPSPTMFLYDDSEGTFTIEGNTTEEEGRVGNDPVFSMDLKRFENTAVFTQKITTSSEVSSITGYVEFMVCDTAKCLPASEVTLTFDLTKASSPDAVVNTAAGTAAPVEDTPQRGLWSIFIIAFFSGFAALLTPCVFPMIPMTVSFFTKQSKTRAKGIKNAILYGISIIVIYVLLGSLITGIFGADSLNALSTNVWFNLLFFLLLLVFAASFLGAFEIMLPNSWANKVDRQADRGGLLGIVFMALALAIVSFSCTGPIVGTLLVEAASKGGIAPIIGMLGFSLALALPFMLFAMFPGWLNSLPKSGGWLNTVKVVLGFLELALAFKFLSNADLVLQLHLLEREVFIAIWIAIFGTLAFYLFGKLQLPHDSPVSHISVGRLGLGLLVLSFTIYMIPGLWGAPLNLISAFPPPQHYSESPYGVGYTQLSSGGVDVSGESLPEGAHLLAPHNIVAFTDYDKGLAYAKEVGKPVMLDFTGHACVNCRKMEQHVWVKPEVLSILKNEVVLISLYVDDKRALEADEVVDSKLRPGKKLKYIGQKWSELQTLRYQTNSQPFYVLMDHKEENLNTPVGYTPDVEAYHNWLQEGISQFK is encoded by the coding sequence ATGAGAAAATTTCTTATTGCTTTTGCAGCGTTGGTTAGTTTTTTGGGTGCTTTTGCACAAGGCGATTCCCCAATTCAATGGACCACCTCTGTTGAGAAAGTATCCGATACCCAATACCTGTTAGTAAGCAAAGCCACCTTAAAGAAGGGGTGGCATTTGTACTCCCAAACTGTACCTGAGAACGGTCCTAGTCCGACCATGTTTCTCTATGACGATAGTGAGGGTACTTTTACCATAGAGGGTAATACCACCGAAGAAGAAGGTCGTGTGGGTAACGACCCTGTATTTTCCATGGATTTAAAGCGGTTTGAAAACACGGCAGTTTTCACCCAAAAAATAACTACCTCCTCGGAAGTTTCCAGTATTACTGGCTACGTTGAATTTATGGTATGTGATACTGCCAAATGCTTACCTGCTTCTGAGGTTACCCTTACATTTGATCTAACAAAAGCAAGTAGCCCTGATGCGGTTGTAAATACCGCTGCAGGCACAGCAGCCCCAGTAGAAGATACCCCCCAACGAGGCCTATGGTCGATATTTATCATCGCTTTTTTCTCTGGTTTTGCGGCTCTTTTAACCCCATGTGTGTTTCCGATGATTCCGATGACGGTTAGCTTTTTCACCAAGCAAAGTAAGACCAGAGCTAAAGGGATTAAGAATGCTATTTTGTATGGGATCTCCATTATAGTGATCTACGTACTCCTAGGCTCGTTAATCACAGGAATCTTTGGAGCAGACTCCTTGAATGCCCTTTCGACCAATGTATGGTTTAACCTTTTGTTCTTTTTATTGTTGCTGGTCTTTGCCGCCTCTTTTTTAGGAGCCTTTGAAATCATGCTACCCAACTCATGGGCCAATAAGGTAGACCGGCAGGCCGACAGAGGCGGGCTACTAGGGATTGTCTTTATGGCCCTGGCTCTAGCCATAGTTTCCTTCTCCTGTACCGGTCCTATTGTAGGTACCCTTCTAGTAGAGGCAGCCAGTAAAGGGGGAATCGCCCCCATCATAGGGATGCTCGGATTCTCTTTGGCCCTAGCCTTACCCTTTATGCTATTTGCGATGTTCCCCGGCTGGTTAAACAGTCTCCCAAAGTCAGGAGGCTGGTTAAACACAGTGAAAGTAGTACTGGGCTTTTTAGAACTAGCCCTAGCCTTTAAGTTTTTATCAAATGCCGATTTGGTATTACAGTTACACCTATTGGAGCGAGAAGTATTTATCGCCATCTGGATTGCTATATTTGGGACCCTGGCCTTTTACCTATTTGGGAAGCTTCAGTTACCCCATGATTCCCCTGTGAGTCATATCTCTGTGGGACGACTAGGTCTAGGCCTTTTAGTACTATCCTTTACCATCTATATGATCCCTGGCCTTTGGGGCGCCCCATTAAACCTTATCAGTGCCTTTCCACCCCCACAGCACTATAGTGAATCCCCTTATGGAGTGGGGTATACCCAACTAAGTAGTGGCGGTGTTGATGTAAGCGGAGAGAGCCTGCCTGAGGGAGCTCATCTACTGGCCCCACATAATATCGTCGCCTTTACCGATTATGACAAAGGACTAGCCTATGCCAAGGAAGTAGGCAAACCAGTGATGCTAGACTTTACCGGCCATGCCTGTGTGAACTGTCGCAAGATGGAGCAGCATGTATGGGTAAAGCCTGAGGTACTGAGCATTCTAAAGAATGAAGTGGTGCTAATCTCATTGTATGTAGACGACAAGCGAGCTTTAGAGGCGGATGAAGTGGTAGACTCGAAGCTTCGCCCTGGTAAGAAGTTGAAGTATATAGGTCAGAAGTGGAGTGAGCTACAGACGCTGCGATATCAGACCAACTCACAACCTTTCTATGTTCTTATGGACCATAAGGAGGAGAATCTGAATACGCCCGTAGGCTATACCCCAGATGTGGAGGCCTACCATAACTGGTTACAAGAAGGAATCTCCCAATTTAAATAA
- a CDS encoding thioredoxin family protein, which translates to MLHKILLGFCMLMLSFVSNAQGIQFEKGTFKQALQKAKKENKLLFIDGYADWCAPCKKMEKTVFQEEEVGTYFDEHIVALKVDVEKGDGPKIKEKYDIQGLPGYVFIDGNDEVVYRFSRAMPTEEFMKEVKSAVAYSKDPNSLGRLRERYAVNKQDETLVRMYMDKMLFQGETQNYTDVLEHYLRIQKSVPDSSKAMVKLLADHYKQLVLGGEAERIISDNIETKAWKKHVRKDIREIYQKIPKEMITTTTEYAILKRDTTYLELAIKNASNAGFSTDDAQKKRIYTYYYLKTGQGEKYKAFVYNDIVGYLNNIDKEELRSFYVDWLERTAQGDPEALRISRPNSVRHSMDIYNMVKNYAQFARTKDEKSEALSWMEVAFYIRPNSQENTNNYANILYVLGHKTKAIELKEQAYEMGLKEGIKRISFLKQELDLMKAGEPIQL; encoded by the coding sequence ATGTTACATAAAATATTATTAGGATTTTGTATGCTGATGCTTTCTTTTGTTAGCAATGCTCAAGGTATACAATTTGAAAAAGGAACGTTTAAACAAGCTTTACAAAAGGCAAAGAAGGAAAACAAGTTGTTATTTATTGATGGATATGCTGATTGGTGCGCTCCATGTAAAAAAATGGAAAAAACTGTTTTTCAGGAAGAAGAAGTGGGTACTTATTTTGACGAACATATTGTCGCTCTTAAAGTAGATGTGGAAAAGGGTGACGGCCCAAAAATCAAGGAAAAATATGATATTCAGGGCTTGCCTGGTTACGTCTTTATTGATGGAAATGATGAGGTGGTATATCGATTTTCTAGAGCCATGCCCACTGAGGAGTTTATGAAAGAGGTGAAGTCTGCCGTTGCCTATTCTAAAGATCCAAATAGTCTTGGTCGATTAAGAGAGCGTTATGCTGTCAATAAGCAGGATGAGACACTCGTTAGGATGTATATGGATAAGATGCTTTTTCAAGGGGAAACACAAAATTATACAGATGTTTTAGAACATTACCTTCGTATTCAAAAAAGTGTTCCTGATTCTAGTAAGGCGATGGTAAAGTTATTAGCGGATCATTACAAACAGCTTGTTTTAGGAGGAGAGGCTGAACGAATTATAAGTGATAATATTGAAACAAAGGCTTGGAAAAAGCATGTTAGAAAGGACATCCGTGAAATTTATCAGAAGATACCAAAAGAAATGATCACTACAACCACGGAGTATGCCATTTTGAAGCGTGACACAACCTATTTAGAGTTGGCAATTAAAAATGCTAGTAATGCTGGTTTTTCTACTGATGACGCACAAAAAAAGCGTATTTATACCTATTACTATTTAAAAACAGGACAAGGTGAGAAGTACAAAGCTTTTGTCTATAACGACATCGTTGGGTATTTAAATAATATAGATAAAGAGGAGTTAAGAAGCTTTTATGTAGATTGGCTTGAGAGGACTGCTCAGGGAGATCCTGAAGCATTGCGAATTTCTAGACCAAATTCCGTTCGTCACAGTATGGATATATACAATATGGTGAAAAACTATGCCCAGTTTGCAAGAACAAAAGATGAGAAAAGTGAAGCATTGTCATGGATGGAAGTAGCTTTTTACATACGTCCAAATTCTCAGGAAAATACAAATAACTATGCCAATATATTGTATGTGTTGGGCCATAAAACGAAGGCGATAGAGCTCAAAGAACAAGCCTATGAGATGGGCCTAAAGGAGGGAATTAAAAGAATTTCATTTCTAAAGCAAGAATTAGATTTAATGAAGGCTGGTGAGCCAATACAATTGTAG
- a CDS encoding M16 family metallopeptidase, whose protein sequence is MRNIILYIAGLLLFSNQLHAQLRYNDLTQEVPFDKSFRKGVLPNGLTYFIRHNKVPKERASYYIIQNVGSVLETDEQSGLAHFLEHMAFNGTSTFPGNSMVDFLARHGVKFGKEVNAYTSYNETVYNISKVPTIDRKVVDSCLLILRDWCNELSLTEKEIDAERGIIQEEWRSRLGLGTRLSEKIDPIRYNGSKYAVRPPIGSMDVVRNFDYASLRSFYHDWYRTDLQAVAIVGDIDVDAVEQRVIELFSVIPAVENPKERGFVTIPDNKDPLYVFATDKEIKNTSVTLSIKHKVTSGNTLAELREKHINSFFNSLMINRLREAAMEKNVPFLKGSVGNTSFVQGYDVFKVSVSAKPGRSLEAFEAVYDELQRVILHGFTQGEWDRLKTNSLMNIEDKYKKRNNISSEGYAKAVKDAYLQGTSIPDSEFTYHFSKEVLSTVSLEELQAYASKYLSSENRFYLVTAPEGREETYPGVEELESIVHKATTKNLDPYVEQVPTDMELLSKEPEGGAIVSERSLDNFKATEWKLSNGATVVYRYAAYQKNNVSLQAISNGGGSLYGVDDIPSFAGAAEYVKRYGLGAFNATDLPKVLTGKSASTAYSLGDYTESVNGSSTTKDIETMLQMVYMRFEEPRFDEEMHEDLIERLKESVANKVVTPKSALNEKYGEIVNNGDPRKLPFDQDYLEKISYDRVMEIYQERFTDASDFIFYIVGDVSKEVLRPLVEKYLGSIRDLDRQESWVAHADYYPSGKHEYAIKIPMEQPKATVLVKLRELRDYSREDVIYHSIMGAILNMRYKESIREKEGGTYGVSVQTQSGRNPKLNASKQMEQGMNISFSCDPEKASYLKTLVYNELDLIQQKVSESDLEKVVTNLKKDNEHRTRSNGFWMNALQSYYTTGEDMSAPAYLEDILSQVTTKDIRKAAKRFLKNADILDIIFYPEDFQE, encoded by the coding sequence ATGCGAAACATAATATTATATATAGCTGGACTTTTATTATTCTCAAATCAATTACATGCTCAATTGCGGTATAATGATTTAACACAAGAAGTTCCCTTTGATAAATCCTTTCGTAAAGGAGTATTACCCAATGGGCTGACCTATTTTATTAGACATAATAAAGTCCCAAAAGAGCGAGCGAGTTATTATATTATTCAGAATGTAGGTTCTGTATTAGAAACCGATGAACAATCTGGATTAGCTCACTTTTTGGAACACATGGCCTTTAATGGTACAAGCACGTTTCCTGGGAATTCTATGGTAGATTTTCTAGCCCGACATGGTGTAAAGTTCGGTAAGGAAGTTAATGCATATACCTCTTATAATGAAACTGTGTATAATATAAGTAAAGTACCTACTATTGATAGAAAGGTAGTAGATTCTTGTTTACTTATTCTTCGTGATTGGTGTAATGAATTATCACTAACGGAAAAAGAAATAGATGCCGAGCGAGGAATTATTCAAGAGGAATGGCGCTCTCGTTTAGGATTAGGGACACGCTTATCTGAAAAAATTGATCCGATTCGATATAATGGTTCTAAGTATGCAGTTCGACCACCAATAGGGAGCATGGATGTGGTTCGTAATTTTGACTATGCCTCCTTACGCAGTTTTTATCACGATTGGTATCGTACCGATTTACAAGCAGTGGCCATTGTGGGGGATATTGATGTGGATGCAGTTGAACAGCGTGTAATAGAATTGTTTTCGGTTATTCCTGCTGTTGAGAATCCAAAAGAACGTGGTTTTGTTACCATCCCAGACAACAAAGACCCACTGTATGTTTTTGCTACTGATAAGGAAATCAAAAACACCAGTGTTACCCTTAGCATTAAGCATAAGGTCACTTCAGGAAATACATTGGCTGAACTTCGAGAAAAGCATATAAACAGCTTTTTCAATTCACTTATGATTAATCGTCTTCGTGAAGCAGCCATGGAAAAGAATGTTCCTTTTTTAAAGGGTTCAGTAGGGAATACTAGTTTTGTTCAAGGCTATGACGTATTTAAGGTCAGTGTTTCTGCCAAACCCGGCAGATCCCTAGAGGCCTTTGAAGCGGTGTATGATGAGCTACAAAGGGTTATTCTTCATGGATTCACTCAAGGTGAATGGGATCGATTAAAAACGAATTCACTGATGAACATTGAGGACAAGTATAAAAAAAGAAATAACATAAGCTCTGAGGGGTATGCCAAGGCAGTGAAAGACGCTTATTTACAAGGAACTTCCATTCCGGATTCAGAGTTTACCTATCATTTTTCTAAAGAAGTATTATCCACAGTAAGTTTAGAAGAATTACAAGCCTATGCTTCTAAATATCTTAGTTCTGAAAATAGATTTTACCTTGTGACGGCACCTGAAGGACGTGAAGAAACCTATCCAGGAGTAGAAGAATTAGAATCAATTGTACATAAAGCCACTACCAAAAACCTTGATCCTTATGTAGAACAGGTTCCCACTGATATGGAATTGTTATCCAAAGAGCCTGAAGGGGGAGCTATTGTTTCAGAACGTAGTTTGGATAATTTCAAAGCGACTGAGTGGAAACTTTCCAATGGAGCCACTGTAGTATATCGTTATGCAGCTTATCAGAAAAACAATGTATCATTACAAGCAATTAGTAATGGAGGAGGATCTTTATATGGGGTTGATGACATTCCTTCCTTTGCTGGCGCAGCTGAATATGTAAAACGCTATGGTTTGGGAGCATTTAATGCCACTGATTTACCTAAAGTGTTAACTGGAAAGTCAGCAAGTACCGCCTACAGTTTAGGAGATTATACGGAGTCAGTTAATGGTTCATCAACTACTAAAGATATAGAGACAATGCTTCAAATGGTTTATATGCGTTTTGAGGAACCTCGTTTTGATGAAGAAATGCATGAAGATTTGATCGAGCGTTTAAAGGAATCTGTAGCCAATAAAGTAGTCACTCCAAAATCTGCTTTGAATGAGAAGTACGGAGAAATTGTAAATAATGGTGATCCCAGAAAACTTCCTTTTGATCAGGACTATCTGGAAAAAATTAGCTATGATCGCGTAATGGAGATTTATCAAGAGCGATTTACTGATGCCAGTGATTTTATCTTTTATATTGTAGGAGATGTATCCAAAGAGGTACTGAGACCACTAGTGGAAAAGTACCTTGGCTCAATAAGGGACCTTGATAGACAAGAATCTTGGGTGGCGCATGCTGATTATTATCCTTCAGGTAAGCATGAATACGCAATAAAAATTCCCATGGAGCAACCAAAAGCAACAGTTTTAGTTAAATTACGTGAATTAAGGGACTATTCTAGAGAAGACGTTATTTATCATTCCATAATGGGAGCCATTTTAAATATGCGTTATAAAGAGAGTATTCGTGAGAAGGAGGGAGGTACCTATGGGGTTAGTGTTCAAACACAATCCGGGAGAAATCCAAAGCTAAATGCTAGTAAACAAATGGAGCAAGGAATGAATATTTCATTTTCTTGTGATCCTGAAAAGGCCTCTTATCTAAAGACTTTAGTGTATAATGAACTAGATCTTATTCAACAAAAGGTATCAGAATCAGATTTAGAAAAGGTAGTAACGAATTTGAAGAAGGATAATGAGCATCGTACTCGTAGCAATGGTTTCTGGATGAATGCCTTACAGTCTTATTATACGACAGGCGAGGACATGAGTGCTCCGGCGTATTTAGAGGATATACTCTCTCAGGTAACCACCAAGGATATACGTAAAGCAGCAAAACGATTTTTAAAGAATGCAGATATACTAGATATTATTTTTTATCCTGAGGATTTTCAGGAGTAA
- a CDS encoding protein-disulfide reductase DsbD domain-containing protein, giving the protein MKKVILLMALLGLVVAHGQVLEPVKWSTSVKKITDTEYELIATATIDNGWHLYSQVVPEDGPIPTRFSYQSNEKYLKKGNTQEESGETVFDPVFEMDIKYFDSKATFKQRIRLKGKVPFTVKGTVEFMVCDESRCLPPTEVELVFNVK; this is encoded by the coding sequence ATGAAGAAAGTAATTTTATTGATGGCCTTATTAGGCTTAGTAGTGGCTCATGGACAAGTATTAGAGCCAGTAAAGTGGAGTACCTCTGTAAAGAAAATTACGGATACTGAATATGAATTGATAGCCACTGCTACTATTGACAACGGTTGGCATTTATATTCCCAAGTTGTTCCTGAGGATGGTCCCATTCCTACTCGTTTTAGTTACCAAAGTAATGAGAAGTATTTAAAGAAAGGGAATACCCAGGAAGAATCCGGTGAGACTGTTTTTGATCCTGTCTTTGAGATGGACATTAAGTATTTTGACAGCAAAGCTACCTTTAAGCAACGCATACGTTTAAAAGGGAAGGTACCCTTTACAGTAAAAGGCACTGTAGAGTTTATGGTGTGTGATGAATCTCGTTGTTTACCACCAACGGAAGTAGAATTGGTGTTCAACGTAAAATAA